A DNA window from Drosophila sechellia strain sech25 chromosome X, ASM438219v1, whole genome shotgun sequence contains the following coding sequences:
- the LOC6612213 gene encoding uncharacterized protein LOC6612213, which produces MEDSEDDVVVVSCDTSMQEQVKAKLVEIRKFVPFIRRVRFDFQETMSVVQGHRLDALVNLLNRDDVSISTLNKIEMFIDKLKTRFKPRIEIDTGEIIDISENTEYDSIASTSSESSAHPPPSDKGGLLHGSSLPSAASTNPKPLDPNGRINGSLNPASDATKDYPPKPKKQELERNSKASCSISKINTSSVSAKKISVFPATSKTLNIPKTTSAKALDEVQRSPTEPRTSPQAVVQDTKTPTIPEPTSAALKHSSLRGSRGFLAVMQKSLIEEKKQRASEQKTDKETNSVKQLETNFSRRSYTTSSQLTCRSSEKPVRAENPEFKRRSTSLVQHAPLQEESPEQFKKDVPMSLSVQGIPALVSASTASPANTLEEARKKLAALQYGVGTGPSIPPLASNSNDPRGRKGINQPKTNINKDNDLSVALQSPTPMRTPSPIPPPPSMKTGTWASFSNVPLGSAFTDRSAPHHYSVDSQAFGDALAHEPRSFYGIDSREPRDPRIWKSKTSQQQQHQQTPQAQIPPYSSDPRRPTSIYSGYEELANRGQTNSKNNNNHNHNKNVNAKGSAYMSNWTGGQYGNGPNPRSPFPSNQNGNEYTGGFNGSHSFRGGFRGGHNNRGFGRQTDVPRTYGEHRKAKARAEAEAKAKAAAELSKLETEVLRQLEAQGKTKQLAAEQKNKAEGSEAEKSTIAVTQVPELDTSYRNVNLGALSKKLDFRIPKKTLPAAATITSTSPVNGNGENPSCPSNSSASKSCDANQDKDTYKNKDKYFNKAKDKDMVDKGNEMSENNLDKSEKLQKSQDKKANDKEKSDKKEKKRLRRESEKKSKVEKPFEIVDSNGVASEESSENTDNVENEPPISETNSSPVPELATSTQDSQQAQSVSEELDILAKNRKMSGNGIKTPISGTGNAAPKRRGDDEVQKLENPTKKNCATWEAKPANEKSEDDTINKIKSTMKVTEDADVEIKVTEERQSAGEEVGTEQKKSAEKKESTGEKEDTEQKESTGEKDNPPKISKIKIVLSPIARTLVVRPDDGLKNNQEKILENKATDEDNDEEVPGPPVQFLRRIMQRRNSLAPTYIKPMVDKDKISSSSFTYEDLPEKKRGNQSARNLAIMFEKTSDNCSVSTQNIINGKRRTRGCETSFNETKLSRNIFGLGQINRSRPKASEGKATKAKIHDPAKDSTRADEDPIPTPNLKRKRQSIQKETQDMEMKPKKARLETQEMNEVSVKPDIQQVENKVEVTQMEEEEMSSEPLPVSEAIATQKPRAKPRKKRNELDQLNDDIAQMYYGEEVLRATSRRACTRRSRTSSRTRTSSHSRTSSVSRTDSISTVSDISSIFVRNTARRGKGIRSSESGINRATFNASLVAKKPKLCRVRIKRCAALMEMIKDKENEEQEKKEQKMKEQKKNEVDVQTTKPLKSKPKGKKKVILNINPEWHSLSKAVIMCVVCSKFVRRSPLCHYMICHKEHYAARLPPDVLKEMRAGRGNRPDYWVSQRGVHTFHFTCPFCQKPLLLCQKDLIEHLTAHMGESRHYCSNCNLPQNRLSRLLVHTASCGPGAKPLNSKAVCLPMIVQVCHICQFMQYSKENMDRHLTVQHGLTMEELQSVEREELALCDTMDVPSADSNKDGSAVGHGVKKNKPKSKASAALSGVQSTIKKKKQQKNTNSRFMKMVKKSVSLLKREKEEQDDQNMTQADEESEVPQLQPPPPEIEPMLVVNECLMSSEMDTDLEEVLDQSVQHRSLMVDEKPVTLLSEATEQLEPTLPALKPTVPSAQEDDSENKDQGEQLEVEAVVDSLQSHTAQTATSMLAEVSLAELAGDVLDGIGSDTSDYEMDDDSEQVDTTNKNGYRDDDDDALTDEWVDLETANRNSKSGKSIFRVFNRFCSRLNKFPRSSRAVLSSNGSQDSDSNANSDDDNDDPDPSELMPTMQPLEPEPGNSSTSTGAKSLSKRVENVAFQKSSSDEDQNCLAASYYCVQPGCTFLFSDELEGLENHFALEHPLVRWSGKCDMCHQKLTATETNLTISEELRHMRDMHMKDISTLPPSQPSAVESPAVIESCQNQRELETDPVPGLPKLRVRRFTGDRLVVDSQAEKSQPVAIVVSDDDNQRNGMLRDLLVADPRPPNQQLDLQAAGLGEFLCAKPDSPSTEPAKQTPVIVGYPSGLGLKISQVFSRTQISADSLLSPVVNNPLPEESPSPAAVEENRNRFKCMATNCNFVAHKLMFMREHIKFHSYSFSSTGHLNCAYCSHVAIDVDDYLRHGVIIHDLAPRSELESSTGPPSVSQKIRDMLSQRESGRVPAKTQITLSDVILGLLECTGYSEDKLYACPQKGCIVRLTNEQFVNHLRYHIRSTNQGSDLVKCKFCTKSMLPPALRTHLQQYHARHSIFCGICLATSVNQRIMIYHMRTVHSKAYCRPNAQLQFVRLPAKPDASKKSVETEFFVAVVEKPFGNLQMQNFQRKLFDEMDRRRSGTKTYFRSSEVHTLPSQPIFQRPIYCTECPFSTTSRVNMQMHLYEHKEETLREAFKLADLIPVPGATSLVPIVPTSVVEAPPKLVKDSEGPSTSGQSGAAATEQPEPVVPGTHKPTKPPLSYVPPGQRYRCGFLRCGELYFSESAMRKHMVTSHKYSEVVRCPHCKNCQGQFGIDKYFDHLAMHKRYIFQCGACSRHNSRRFIERHIQERHSTRNVDMIVHRHNDSNKTTQARWLKAPKLARQALMEYTCNLCLKYFPTTVQIMAHAASVHKRNYQYHCPYCEFGGNLATALIKHILREHPERDVQPVQIYQRIVCKNKQTLGFYCTTCHEVASSFQKIAMHCEREHKSSKPVQCPHCIFGHSTERQVALHIHEMHPHELGLAVVQFERVLNEIPNSISWEMGSPIEVEPEKEILNSEEGVFRPLNQRRIVTEVVDLMDSEDETEELGENDDAKIVEFACTHCGGTNSNLPDLRSQHWTREHPDQPFYFRVQPLLLCSECKRFKGNAKVLREHLLAIHSVRNIVAADILQPFECAYCDYRYKNRQDLAKHISEIGHLPNDLKHVTDDEIDALMLLSASGSGGAVNEYYQCGLCSVVMPTKETIGQHGQVEHCKPGERFCFRQLVSPVIYHCSFCMFNSTDELTTLRHMLDHYSRFQVCHFCTRSQPGGFDEYIQHCYTYHREDIKSFRNVHTFSDLKKYLSQVHYQFQNGLIITKSSLRYTRYKSDKCMLALDAELMAKVQRPPIPRLHIRLKSTGVQMQSSQGDEVEEPVSLVRITKRRKTLNPGELLCLFRQENKVQPQPPASSTSSGTSIQPAEGSMFNLFKRRNSLVFRPATNNLDQH; this is translated from the exons TCCTCACTTCGTGGCAGTCGTGGATTTCTGGCTGTCATGCAGAAGTCCTTAATTGAAGAGAAGAAGCAGCGAGCTAGCGAGCAGAAAACTGATAAAGAAACTAACAGTGTAAAGCAGCTAGAGACTAACTTCTCTCGGCGATCTTATACGACATCGTCACAGTTAACCTGCCGTTCTTCAGAAAAGCCGGTAAGAGCAGAAAACCCAGAATTTAAGCGACGAAGCACATCGCTTGTGCAGCATGCTCCTTTGCAGGAGGAATCCCCAGAGCAATTCAAAAAAGACGTACCCATGTCGTTGTCGGTACAGGGTATACCAGCTTTGGTCAGTGCGAGCACTGCAAGTCCAGCAAATACGCTTGAGGAAGCCCGCAAGAAGTTGGCGGCCTTGCAATATGGAGTAGGAACGGGACCAAGCATACCTCCACTGGCCTCTAACTCAAATGATCCACGCGGCAGAAAAGGAATAAACCAGCCTAAAACTAACATCAATAAAGACAACGACTTGAGCGTGGCACTGCAATCACCGACGCCTATGCGGACTCCCTCGCCTATTCCGCCGCCACCGAGTATGAAGACCGGTACGTGGGCCTCATTTTCAAATGTTCCCCTGGGAAGCGCCTTTACAGACCGGAGTGCTCCGCATCACTACTCGGTAGATTCTCAAGCTTTTGGGGATGCTTTGGCACATGAACCCAGGTCCTTCTATGGTATTGATTCCCGAGAACCACGTGACCCTCGTATCTGGAAGAGCAAGAcctcccagcagcagcaacatcagcagacGCCACAGGCACAAATTCCGCCCTATTCCAGTGACCCGCGTCGTCCTACAAGCATCTACAGCGGTTACGAAGAGTTAGCCAATAGAGGGCAAACTaatagtaaaaataataataatcataatcataataagAATGTTAACGCCAAAGGAAGTGCATACATGTCCAACTGGACTGGAGGTCAATATGGAAACGGTCCAAACCCAAGATCGCCCTTTCCTAGCAATCAGAATGGGAATGAATATACTGGTGGTTTTAATGGATCGCATAGTTTCAGGGGCGGATTTCGCGGCGGTCACAACAACCGAGGCTTTGGACGACAGACAGACGTGCCACGCACATATGGGGAACATCGCAAAGCCAAGGCCCGTGCTGAGGCGGAGGCCAAGGCTAAGGCTGCGGCGGAGCTAAGCAAATTGGAAACGGAAGTTTTGCGGCAGCTGGAAGCCCAAGGAAAAACGAAACAGCTTGCCGCCGAACAGAAGAACAAGGCGGAGGGGAGCGAGGCGGAGAAGTCGACGATCGCAGTGACTCAGGTTCCAGAATTGGACACCTCCTACCGCAATGTTAATCTCGGGGCGCTAAGCAAGAAGCTAGACTTTCGAATACCGAAGAAAACCCTcccagcggcagcaacaataaccTCAACAAGTCCAGTCAATGGCAATGGGGAGAATCCAAGCTGCCCCTCAAATTCCTCCGCAAGCAAAAGCTGTGATGCCAACCAGGACAAAGATACTTATAAGAATAAAGATAAGTATTTTAATAAGGCTAAGGATAAAGACATGGTAGATAAGGGCAATGAGATGTCGGAGAACAATCTGGATAAGTCTGAGAAGCTTCAAAAATCGCAGGATAAGAAGGCAAACGACAAGGAGAAGTCCGACAAAAAGGAGAAAAAGAGACTGAGAAGGGAGTCTGAAAAGAAATCAAAGGTTGAGAAACCCTTCGAGATTGTGGACTCGAATGGCGTGGCCAGTGAGGAAAGCTCGGAAAATACAGACAATGTGGAAAATGAACCGCCTATTAGCGAGACTAACTCGTCTCCAGTTCCAGAGCTAGCTACCAGCACTCAGGACAGTCAACAGGCCCAGTCAGTGAGCGAGGAGTTGGACATCCTTGCCAAAAATCGTAAAATGTCCGGAAATGGAATAAAGACTCCCATTTCGGGTACCGGAAACGCTGCACCAAAACGACGGGGAGATGATGAAGTTCAAAAGTTGGAAAATCCGACTAAAAAGAACTGCGCAACGTGGGAGGCAAAGCCTGCCAATGAAAAATCTGAGGATGATACCATCAACAAAATTAAATCCACCATGAAAGTAACTGAAGACGCTGACGTCGAGATAAAGGTTACTGAGGAAAGACAGAGTGCTGGGGAGGAGGTGGGTACTGAGCAGAAAAAGAGTGCTGAGAAGAAAGAGAGTACTGGGGAGAAAGAAGATACTGAGCAGAAAGAGAGTACTGGTGAGAAGGATAATCCGCCAAAGATCTCCAAGATAAAAATTGTCCTTAGTCCCATTGCCCGTACACTAGTGGTTCGTCCTGATGATGGCTTGAAGAACAATCAAGAAAAGATCTTGGAAAACAAGGCAACTGATGAGGACAATGACGAGGAGGTCCCCGGGCCCCCAGTTCAATTCCTACGCCGAATTATGCAGCGGCGCAACTCCTTGGCTCCTACGTATATAAAGCCAATGGTGGATAAGGATAAGATTTCTTCTTCTAGTTTTACCTACGAGGACCTGCCGGAGAAGAAACGCGGAAATCAGAGCGCCCGAAACCTGGCCATCATGTTCGAGAAAACTAGTGACAACTGCAGCGTGTCCACGCAAAACATTATTAATGGCAAACGTCGCACTCGTGGATGTGAGACCTCTTTTAACGAGACCAAATTGAGCCGAAACATCTTTGGCTTGGGCCAGATAAACAGGTCGCGGCCAAAGGCCAGCGAGGGTAAAGCTACCAAGGCAAAGATTCATGACCCTGCGAAAGATTCAACGCGTGCTGATGAAGATCCTATTCCCACTCCAAATCTTAAGCGGAAAAGGCAATCCATTCAGAAGGAAACACAGGATATGGAGATGAAGCCTAAGAAGGCTCGCTTGGAAACACAGGAGATGAATGAGGTCAGTGTCAAACCTGATATACAGCAGGTAGAGAACAAAGTGGAAGTCACCCAAATGGAGGAGGAAGAAATGTCTTCAGAGCCACTCCCCGTTTCTGAGGCTATAGCGACACAAAAGCCTCGCGCGAAACCGCGAAAGAAGCGCAACGAGCTGGACCAGCTAAACGACGACATTGCGCAAATGTACTACGGGGAGGAAGTGCTGCGGGCCACTAGTCGCAGGGCTTGTACCCGGCGATCGCGCACTTCCTCGCGCACTCGCACTTCCTCGCATTCCCGGACGTCCTCTGTATCGCGAACCGATAGCATCTCCACCGTATCGGATATTAGTTCCATATTCGTCAGAAACACGGCGCGAAGGGGCAAAGGCATCAGATCATCCGAAAGTGGCATCAACCGTGCCACGTTTAATGCATCCTTGGTtgcaaaaaaaccaaaattgtGCCGTGTTAGGATAAAGCGATGTGCTGCATTGATGGAGATGATAAAGGACAAGGAAAATGAGGAACAGGAGAAGAAGGAAC AGAAGATGAAGGAACAGAAAAAGAATGAAGTGGATGTGCAAACAACAAAGCCATTAAAGAGTAAGCCGAAAGGAAAGAAAAAAGTTATTCTTAACATAAATCCCGAATGGCACTCCCTTTCGAAGGCTGTCATCATGTGTGTCGTCTGCTCGAAGTTTGTTCGCAGGAGCCCACTCTGTCACTATATGATTTGCCATAAGGAGCACTATGCCGCACGATTGCCACCCGATGTGCTTAAAGAGATGCGGGCCGGGCGCGGAAATCGACCGGATTACTGGGTTTCTCAACGCGGCGTCCACACATTTCACTTCACTTGTCCGTTCTGCCAGAAGCCACTGCTGCTCTGCCAAAAAGACCTGATCGAGCACTTGACCGCCCATATGGGCGAGTCTCGTCACTACTGCTCCAACTGTAATCTGCCGCAGAACCGTCTCAGTAGGCTGCTGGTCCACACCGCATCCTGTGGGCCGGGTGCGAAGCCTCTAAATAGCAAAGCCGTCTGCCTACCGATGATTGTTCAGGTGTGCCACATCTGCCAGTTTATGCAGTACAGCAAGGAAAATATGGACCGGCATCTTACTGTTCAGCATGGCCTAACGATGGAGGAACTGCAAAGTGTCGAGCGCGAGGAGTTGGCGCTCTGCGACACAATGGACGTACCATCTGCAGATTCGAATAAGGATGGCAGCGCCGTTGGGCATGGagttaaaaaaaacaaaccgaAGTCAAAAGCAAGTGCAGCACTTTCGGGAGTTCAAAGCACAatcaaaaaaaagaaacagcaAAAAAACACGAACAGTCGCTTCatgaaaatggtaaaaaaatCCGTAAGTCTATTGAAGCGCGAAAAAGAAGAGCAGGATGACCAGAACATGACCCAGGCTGACGAAGAGTCGGAAGTGCCGCAGCTACAGCCGCCTCCGCCAGAAATTGAGCCCATGTTGGTGGTCAATGAGTGTCTAATGAGCTCTGAAATGGACACGGACTTGGAAGAAGTCTTGGATCAGTCCGTTCAACATAGGAGCTTAATGGTAGACGAAAAGCCTGTGACGCTACTCAGTGAGGCCACAGAACAGCTGGAGCCTACTCTCCCAGCCCTCAAGCCTACCGTTCCATCTGCACAAGAAGATGATAGCGAAAATAAAGATCAAGGTGAACAACTAGAAGTGGAGGCCGTAGTGGATTCCCTTCAGTCACACACTGCCCAGACGGCTACTTCTATGTTAGCGGAAGTCAGTCTAGCCGAGTTGGCTGGGGACGTACTTGATGGTATCGGCAGCGATACGTCCGACTATGAGATGGATGATGATTCAGAGCAAGTGGATACAACTAACAAAAACGGCTACcgtgatgatgacgatgatgcgCTTACCGACGAGTGGGTGGATCTGGAAACTGCCAATCGCAACTCTAAATCCGGCAAGAGCATTTTCAGAGTGTTCAATCGCTTCTGCTCGCGCCTAAACAAATTTCCCCGATCCAGCAGAGCTGTGCTCTCCTCGAATGGGAGTCAAGACAGCGATAGCAACGCCAACAGCGACGACGACAACGATGATCCTGATCCCAGCGAGCTAATGCCAACAATGCAACCATTGGAGCCGGAGCCGGGGAATTCATCCACATCTACAGGTGCTAAGTCGCTATCCAAACGGGTGGAGAATGTGGCCTTTCAAAAGTCCTCTTCAGACGAGGATCAAAATTGCTTGGCAGCATCCTATTACTGCGTGCAGCCGGGTTGCACTTTCCTCTTTTCCGATGAGCTAGAAGGCCTCGAGAATCACTTTGCATTAGAGCACCCTCTTGTTCGATGGAGCGGCAAATGTGACATGTGCCATCAGAAACTCACGGCAACGGAAACGAATCTCACAATTTCCGAAGAGTTGCGCCACATGAGGGACATGCACATGAAGGACATATCCACCCTGCCTCCTTCTCAGCCATCTGCGGTTGAAAGCCCAGCCGTTATTGAATCCTGCCAGAATCAGCGTGAATTAGAAACTGATCCCGTTCCTGGGCTTCCCAAACTGCGTGTTCGACGCTTCACTGGCGATCGCCTTGTTGTGGATTCACAAGCGGAAAAGAGCCAACCGGTAGCAATAGTTGTCAGTGATGATGATAATCAGCGAAATGGAATGCTAAGGGATTTGCTGGTGGCGGATCCACGGCCACCCAATCAGCAGTTGGACCTTCAAGCCGCCGGCCTGGGCGAGTTCCTTTGCGCCAAGCCCGATTCACCGTCAACGGAACCGGCCAAGCAGACGCCCGTAATAGTTGGTTATCCGAGTGGCTTGGGCTTGAAAATCAGCCAGGTCTTCAGCAGAACTCAGATTTCGGCTGACTCACTGCTATCGCCAGTCGTAAACAATCCCCTGCCAGAGGAGTCGCCTTCTCCTGCCGCCGTTGAAGAGAATCGTAATCGATTCAAGTGCATGGCCACCAACTGCAATTTCGTTGCTCACAAGCTCATGTTCATGCGGGAGCACATAAAGTTTCACAGCTACAGTTTCAGCAGCACCGGTCACCTGAACTGCGCGTACTGCTCCCATGTGGCAATCGATGTGGACGACTACTTGCGCCATGGAGTGATCATTCACGACCTGGCACCACGCTCCGAACTGGAGAGTTCAACTGGACCACCATCTGTTAGCCAGAAAATCCGGGATATGCTCAGCCAGCGGGAAAGTGGCCGTGTTCCTGCGAAAACTCAAATCACTCTGTCTGATGTGATCCTGGGTCTTTTAGAGTGCACCGGATACAGCG AGGATAAACTGTACGCCTGTCCCCAAAAGGGCTGCATCGTGCGGCTGACGAATGAGCAGTTTGTAAACCATTTGCGCTACCACATCCGTAGCACTAATCAGGGCAGCGATTTGGTGAAATGCAAGTTTTGCACCAAGTCGATGCTTCCGCCGGCACTCCGTACGCATCTGCAGCAGTACCACGCCCGGCACAGCATCTTCTGCGGCATTTGCTTGGCCACATCGGTCAACCAGCGCATAATGATATATCACATGCGCACGGTGCACTCAAAGGCCTACTGCCGGCCTAACGCGCAGTTGCAGTTTGTGCGACTGCCCGCGAAGCCCGACGCGAGTAAGAAGAGCGTAGAAACCGAGTTCTTCGTGGCCGTCGTGGAAAAGCCATTTGGCAACCTCCAGATGCAGAATTTCCAACGCAAGCTGTTCGATGAAATGGACCGTCGGCGTTCGGGCACAAAGACGTACTTCCGCAGCTCCGAGGTGCATACCCTGCCATCACAGCCAATATTTCAGCGACCGATTTACTGTACGGAGTGCCCCTTCTCAACCACGTCAAGGGTTAACATGCAGATGCACCTCTATGAGCACAAGGAGGAGACCCTTCGGGAAGCCTTCAAATTGGCGGACTTGATACCAGTTCCAGGAGCAACCTCTTTGGTACCAATTGTTCCGACGAGTGTGGTGGAGGCACCGCCGAAGCTAGTCAAAGATTCGGAAGGACCATCTACTTCCGGACAAAGTGGTGCTGCAGCGACGGAGCAGCCGGAACCAGTAGTTCCTGGAACCCACAAGCCCACGAAGCCACCGTTAAGCTATGTGCCCCCGGGCCAACGCTACCGCTGTGGCTTCCTCCGATGTGGCGAGCTGTATTTCTCGGAATCGGCGATGCGCAAACACATGGTGACTAGCCACAAATACTCAGAGGTGGTAAGGTGCCCGCACTGCAAGAACTGCCAGGGTCAGTTCGGCATTGATAAGTACTTTGACCATCTTGCAATGCATAAGCGGTACATCTTCCAATGCGGCGCTTGCTCACGTCACAATAGCAGGCGTTTCATCGAGCGGCACATCCAGGAACGTCACAGTACAAGAAATGTGGACATGATCGTACACCGCCACAATGACAGCAACAAGACGACCCAAGCCCGCTGGCTGAAGGCGC CTAAACTGGCGCGTCAGGCTCTAATGGAGTACACGTGTAACCTGTGCCTCAAGTACTTTCCAACGACCGTGCAGATCATGGCCCATGCGGCGTCCGTTCACAAACGCAACTACCAGTACCACTGTCCGTACTGTGAATTTGGTGGGAACCTCGCCACCGCGCTCATTAAACACATCCTTCGCGAGCACCCGGAAAGGGACGTGCAGCCTGTGCAAATCTACCAGCGCATCGTGTGTAAGAACAAGCAGACGTTAGGCTTCTACTGCACCACCTGTCACGAGGTGGCCAGCAGCTTCCAGAAGATCGCTATGCACTGCGAAAGGGAGCATAAGTCGAGCAAACCGGTGCAATGTCCCCACTGCATTTTTGGGCATTCGACCGAACGCCAGGTCGCCTTACACATACACGAGATGCATCCCCATGAACTCGGACTGGCAGTGGTGCAGTTCGAACGCGTGCTTAACGAAATCCCGAACAGCATAAGCTGGGAGATGGGTAGCCCAATCGAAGTGGAGCCTGAGAAGGAGATCCTGAACAGTGAGGAGGGTGTATTCCGGCCGCTAAACCAGAGGCGGATTGTAACGGAAGTGGTGGACCTGATGGATTCAGAGGACGAGACGGAAGAGCTCGGCGAAAATGATGACGCG AAAATCGTGGAGTTCGCATGCACACACTGCGGCGGGACAAACAGCAACTTGCCGGACCTACGCTCCCAGCACTGGACTCGCGAACACCCGGACCAGCCCTTCTATTTCCGCGTGCAGCCGCTGCTGCTCTGCTCCGAGTGCAAGAGATTTAAGGGCAACGCAAAGGTACTGCGCGAGCACCTGCTTGCCATACACTCTGTCCGGAACATAGTGGCCGCGGACATTCTTCAACCGTTTGAGTGTGCCTACTGCGACTACCGCTATAAAAACAGGCAGGATCTTGCGAAACACATCAGTGAGATAGGTCACTTGCCCAATGACCTGAAGCACGTAACAGATGATGAAATTGATGCCCTGATGCTGCTAAGTGCCAGTGGAAGTGGTGGGGCTGTTAACGAATACTACCAGTGCGGGTTGTGCAGTGTGGTTATGCCAACGAAGGAGACTATTGGCCAGCACGGCCAAGTGGAGCACTGCAAGCCTGGCGAGCGTTTCTGTTTCCGGCAGCTAGTGTCGCCAGTGATATACCATTGTTCCTTCTGCATGTTCAACTCAACCGATGAGCTGACCACGCTGCGCCATATGCTGGACCACTACAGCCGCTTCCAGGTTTGCCATTTCTGCACACGCTCCCAGCCGGGTGGTTTCGATGAGTACATCCAGCACTGCTATACTTACCACCGGGAAGATATCAAAAGCTTCCGGAACGTGCACACGTTTAGCGATCTGAAGAAGTACCTCAGTCAGGTGCATTACCAATTCCAGAACGGGTTGATTATCACAAAAAGCAGCCTTCGCTATACACGTTACAAGTCCGACAAATGTATGCTTGCGCTTGATGCTGAGCTAATGGCCAAGGTCCAGCGGCCGCCCATTCCGCGTCTGCATATCAGACTCAAGTCGACTGGCGTTCAGATGCAGAGCAGCCAGGGGGATGAAGTGGAGGAACCTGTGTCGTTGGTGCGGATCACAAAGCGGCGAAAAACGCTAAATCCTGGCGAATTGCTCTGCTTATTCCGCCAGGAGAATAAGGTACAGCCACAGCCACCGGCTTCTTCAACATCGTCGGGGACGTCTATTCAACCAGCGGAAGGTTCTATGTTCAACCTGTTCAAACGCCGCAACAGTCTCGTTTTTCGCCCTGCAACCAACAACTTGGATCAACACTAA
- the LOC6612211 gene encoding 5-demethoxyubiquinone hydroxylase, mitochondrial gives MIGMLRRGLSRPESRLLSMRCLSSATGGVPAGTTEGGSSEATPLRPRPNALTDEIIRVDHAGELGADRIYAGQMAILGNGPLGKTIGHMWEQEKEHRKQFEQLIQQHRVRPTIMTPIWNVAGFVLGAGTALMGEKAAMACTVAVETVIVEHYNDQLRQIMEAPNPDKELLATITKFRDEEQEHHDTGIDHGAEQAPFYQAMTEVIKFGCKTAIAISKKI, from the exons ATGA TTGGAATGCTGAGAAGAGGTCTTAGCCGGCCCGAGTCACGCCTGCTCTCCATGCGCTGTCTAAGCTCAGCCACTGGAGGAGTACCAGCAGGCACGACCGAAGGAGGCAGCTCTGAAGCCACCCCGCTGCGTCCTCGTCCAAATGCGCTTACAGATGAGATTATACGCGTCGATCATGCCGGCGAATTGGGAGCAGATCGCATTTACGCCGGGCAAATGGCCATTCTGGGCAACGGACCGCTGGGCAAGACCATCGGACACATGTGGGAGCAGGAGAAGGAGCATCGTAAACAGTTTGAGCAGCTTATTCAGCAGCACCGCGTGCGTCCAACGATCATGACGCCGATTTGGAACGTGGCCGGATTTGTGCTGGGCGCCGGAACCGCCCTCATGGGCGAAAAGGCAGCCATGGCCTGCACAGTGGCAGTGGAGACGGTAATCGTAGAACACTACAATGACCAGTTGCGTCAGATAATGGAGGCCCCGAACCCGGATAAG GAGCTGTTGGCCACCATCACCAAGTTCCGGgacgaggagcaggagcaccaCGACACGGGCATTGATCACGGTGCCGAGCAAGCGCCCTTTTACCAGGCCATGACTGAGGTAATCAAGTTCGGATGCAAGACGGCCATTGCCATTTCGAAGAAGATCTAG